DNA from Flavobacterium aestivum:
AAAGTTTGCCGTTCCATACATACCTGCTTTCAAGTCATTCGAAGCATTGTTGGTGATTTCGATCTCAACTGGGAAGTTTAAAGTTGAATCCGCTTTAGGAGCAATAAAAGTTATTTTTCCTGTAAATGTTTTGTCTGGATAAACACTTGCTGTAACATTTATGTTGTTTCCAACTTTCAAACCTGCTACTTGGCTTTCATTAACGGTAACTTTTAATTTCAATTTAGAAACATTTACAATGTCAAACATTGTTGTAGACGGCGTTCCGGTTAAGATAAAACCAGGCTCAATGTATTTTTTGTTGATGATTCCATTAATAGACGATTTCAATCTAGTGTCCCCAACACTAATTTGGGCTTGCTTTAGGTTGGCTTTTGCATTTGTCAAGGCTAATTTTGCCTGATCTAATTGTTGTTTAGTGATACCTCCGGTTTTGAACGCATTGTCATAACGGTTGTAATCAGACAAAGCATTTTGATAGTTGGCTTCAGCAGTTTGTGCATTTACTGAAACAACATCACTTCTAACAATGGCAAGTGTTTGTCCAACCGAAACATGGTCACCTTCTTTTACAAGAACACTAATTACTTTACCTGATTTCTCAGCAGAAAAACTTAACTCTTGAATAGGTTCAAAATTACCGTTGGCAACAAAATTTAGAGCAACTTCTTCTGTTTTTACTGTATTCACTTTTACGGAAACACTGGCGTTTTTCTCAGCTACAAGAGCTGTTTTTTCGTCATTTTCTTTTTTGTTTTTATTTAATGTAAAAGCAATAAGAACTAGTGCTACTAATATTACGGCTATGGTTACTATGTTTTTTTTCATCTTTTTTTAGTTTATAAGTGTTTTAAGTTCTCCTTTGGATTTGATTAATGTTATTTCTGCAATTTTATAAGCCAATATTGCTCGGGTATAATTGTTTTGTGCTTCAAGGGATGCATTTTCTGCATCTAATAAATCAGTTAATGATGCTAATCCTTGGAGGTAGTTATTCTTGGTGTTTTTTAATATATCACCAGCCAAACGCATATTTTCTTTTTGACTTCCGATGGTTATGATGTTGTTCTCAATTTGAGTTTTTGCATTTCTATAATCCAGATCAAGAGAAAGTTGAGTGTCTTTGATGTTTTCTTGAAGTGATCTAATGTTTACATCGGCTTGGTTTACTCTGGCACGAGTTCCAAAACCTGTGAAAATAGGAACTCTTAAATTTAATCCAATAGCTGAGTAGTCAGACCAATATACGCCGTCTGCGGGTTTTGCAAAAAGTGGTACTTCTGGTCCTTGTCCTATATAATTGTATCCTGCCACTAAAGAAAGTGTTGGGTAATATTCAGCTTTGATGGCTGTTTTTTGGAACTCTAATAACTCTTCTTGTTTTTTCAAAAGCAAATATTCTGTTCTGTTAGCAGTATTTGGAGTTTCGGTCAATGCCACTGGTGTTACTTCAAATTCTGTTTGAGGAATTTCTATAAGAGTTTCAATAGGCATACCCATATAGAACTTCAATGCATTTTCTTGTAAGTCAATTTGATTTTTTACTTGCTGACGTTCCGTGTCTATATTAGACAATTTTACTATGATTCGGTCTAAATCAATTTTTTTAGCCAAACCATTGTCAAATTGACCCTTTACGATGTCGCGAACTTTTGAAGTATTAACGTAATTGCTGTCTAATAAAATCAGTTTTTCGCGTTGTACATAAACAGAATAATAATTATTTGCTACTCTCTCAATTACTTGTTCTTCTGTTAATTGATTGTTTATTTGGTAGAACTCACGAGTAGATTTTGCTGCTCTCAATCCGGTAAAAACAGATTGATCAAAGATTACTTGGTTCAATGTAACTCCAGCACCAGATGTCCATTTTTGTCCAAATGAGGCTTGAATTGTAGTTCCGGGAGCGCCAAATGCTGATCCGTCTATTACATTGGTTTGCAAAATAGGATTGTACGTTAAGCTTCCGTTTGCATGAATTTGTGGCAAGGCTCTTGATCGAACCTCTTGTATTTGGTATTCACTATTTTCAACTTCAAGTTTTGCTTTTTTGGCATCGGCTTTGTTTTGTAAAGCGTATGTTAAGGCATCTTTGAGGGTGAGCGTTTGAACTTGTTGGGCTTCTGCTGTGATCGCAAAAATTAAGAATGTTAATGAAATTATTCTCTTCATAATATATTAGGGTTTTGTAATTGTTTTTCTAGTTCTGTTATTCCACTAGGTGTTGCCATGGCTCTAGTGTGGTATTCTAATGCTTCTAATTCTAATTTTAGTGCTTCTTTTTCAGAACTGGTGTTTTCGTTGATGCTGAAAATTAAAGTGTAATAGAATTTTATATAATTTTCTACATTCAATTCCTTGCGATACAAACCTTGAGCAATTCCTTTTTCAATATTTTGCCTAAAACAACTTTCACATTCTTGAACTTGTTGCGATATAACTTTTTTGTAAATGACAGGATAATGCTTCCTTAATTGATAAATTGGTGATGTGTCCGTTGCTTTAAACATCTCCTTAAAGGTTCTTCTAATCTCAAAATTCTCTTCTATCGAATTGTAATTTTTGGCAACAATAGTCTCAATCATTTGAAATATTTCTTTATGAACTTCTTGTGTGCTTTCCTCAATCAACAATTCTTTATTCGAAAAATATTTATAAATTGTTTTTTTTGAAATGCACATCTCACAAGCAATATCATCCATTGTGATGCTCTTGAAACCGAGTTTCAAAAACATATCTTTTGCCTTTAATACGATTTTTTGTTTCATTTTATGGGTAACTTAATTGTAATTAGTAATCTGAATTATATAATACAGTAAAAGTTAGTTATCAAATGAGTTTTGGTTGTTCGTTAATGCTACTAAGAACTGGTTATTCTTAATGTGTAAATTCTAAGTTGGCTATGAGTTTGATGTCTTTGCCTACTGCATAACCTCCACTTTGCGAAAGCATATTATAGTTTAACCCAAAATCCTTGCGGTTAATGTTTCCGGTAATTTCAAATGAAGCTTTTTGAACGCCATTGTAATTATTGAATCCGATAAATTCGGTGTCTAATTCTACCATTTTTGTAATGTTCTTTATGGTTAAAAAACCTTTCAAAAAATTGATGTTTTTGTTTATTTTCTCAAAAGAAGTCGATTTGAATTGTATTACTGGTGACTCGTTTTTGTCAAAAAAATCAATCAGTTTTAAATCCTTGTTTTTTTGATTAGAGTTGACTTCTTTGTCATTTACATTCAGTAAAAATTCAATCGATGCATCTTCCACTTGATCATTTTGGATAGCTACATGTCCTTTGAAATTGTTTTTAGATCCTGACATGTAATCTATTAGAGAATGTCTAGTTTTTATTAATACGTCTGATTCGTTTGAATCAATTGCCCATTCATTTTCCATGATACTTATTTTTTGTAGTGTTAATCCCTTGCTCTAAGTTTTGTAAATTTTTAATGGTACAAATGTAAGAAGGAAACTTTAAACACTAACAAAGTTTCCAATGTTTTTTTTAAAATATTTTTACTTTCAAAAACTGTGCCACTTTTTTGCCACATTTTAGAAAGTAAAAATCACTTTTGAATTGTATCTTTGGGGCTTTAAAACCTGAGTTCATAAGACGACGGAAAAGTAAATTAGACCTTATTATATGCACACTATTCATCAGTATCAAGAATTTTTTATTACTTATTTAGAAAATCAAACGATTAATAAAAAACCAGAAAATTTATACGCACCTATAGATTATATATTAAGGTTAGGAGGAAAAAGAATGCGTCCGGTTTTGACATTAATGACTTCCGAAGTTTTTAATGTTGATTATAAGAATGCACTTCCGGCTGCAATGGCGGTTGAAGTTTTTCATAATTTTTCCTTAGTGCATGATGATATTATGGATGATGCGCCTTTAAGAAGAGGTTCGCCAACTGTTCATGAAAAATGGAATATCAACACTGGAATTCTATCGGGTGATGCTATGCTTATATTGGCTTATCAGTATTTTGAGCAATATGAACCAATAGTTTTTAGGGATTTAGCCAAGTTGTTTAGTAAAACTGCACTTGAAGTTTGTGAAGGACAACAATGGGATGTGGATTTCGAAACTCGAAAAGATGTTACCATTCCAGAGTATCTTAAAATGATTGAGTATAAAACAGCTGTTCTTGTAGCTGCAGCTATGAAAATGGGAGCTATTATTGCAAAAGCGTCCGAAGAGAATGCTAATTTGATTTATGATTTTGGACTTTACTTAGGATTAGCTTTTCAATTACAGGATGATTATCTTGATGCTTTTGGGGATCCGGAAACTTTTGGGAAACAAGTTGGAGGAGATATTATCGAAAATAAGAAAACCTATTTGTATTTGAAAGCATTAGAATTTTCTAATGATCAACAAGCGGAGCAGTTACAGAGTTTGTTTGCTGTTCAATATGATGATAATGATAAAAAGATAGATGAGGTGAAAAATATTTTTATTCAAACAGGTGCTTCATCAGCAACACAAGAGGCAATAAAAGAATATACATTTAGAGCTTTTGATACCTTGGAGAGAATGGATGTAGATCAGGATAAAAAGGAATTGTTAAGGACTTTTGGAGAAAACCTGATGGGGAGGAATGTTTAGATTTTAGAATGTAGATTTGAAGTTCAGTATTTCATATTAGTTCGTTTTTAAATAAAAAAAATCTTAGAATCAGTTATAAATCAATAATCCGAAATCTAAAATCATCATGTTTATAGCTCCAAAAAATACCGATTTGTTGCTTCAGGAAGCTGAGAAAGAAACGCTTTATGTTAATTTGATTGTTCAAATGAATAAGGATTTTAACTTGGCCAACGAAGGAGTGGATTTTCCGTTAAGTCTTTCGCCAAGTGAATTGAAGCTTCAATTGCACGAAAAGATATACAGGCTCATTCAGTATAAATTTGCTGAGTATCTCAATTTGTTATATATCATTGATGTTTCTGAAGATGAGATAAAAAAACTAGATGGTTCTGATTTAGTGATTCTGGCTGAGGAAGTAGTTTTTCTAATTCTAAAAAGAGAATGGCAGAAGGTTTGGTTTAAGAATTATTATAAGTAAGGTTCTAAGTTACTAAGATGCTAAGTCTATAAGTTGTCTTTAAATATAAAAAATGCCCCGACAAGTTTATAAACTTATCGGGGCATTTTTATAAAGGCTCTAGATTTTATAAAAAACTTATAGACTTAGCATCTTAGTAACTCAGTAACTTCGATCAAAAATAAGCTCTCACAAAAGGCATAAGTGCATCGCCGTACACATTGTCATTTTCGTCAAACAAAACATTATAGGCAAGACCTACGGTTACATTTCCAGTGCGATAACCCACCCCGAGAAACAAAGCAGTATTCCAAAACTGATCGGTATAGGCGCTTTGGCCATAATAGGCATCATAATGATTATTTACATAAGATTCATTTAGATTTATGGAAAGCTGAATTTGAGGAATAGGATTGATGTAAGTAAGGAAGCTTGCTCCGTAAATGCCGGAATCGTAATATCCTTTTGAAGAAACATAACTAGCTTGTAGTCCTAAACCAATATCCAGATAAGGGTTTACATTATAGATTGCACTAGGAGCTATAGAAACATCTGTATAGTTACTTCCAAAACTTAATCCTAAACCACCTCCAAATTGTACTCTTTGCCAAAATTGATTTTGGGGTTGAGGTGTAGCTTGGTATTGAGCTATTACGTTTTCGAAGAAGAACAAAGCCATAAGCATAAAAACAAACTTTGTGGCAGATATAAAACTGTTTCTTTTCATATTCAGAAGCTTTTTTAACATTATTTTAGGTAAAAGTACATAAAATATTGGTTTAAATAAGTTGCTTTGTCGTATTTTTGCCGGACTATTTAACAAAGTATATTCAATAACATTATGGATAGGTTTTCATTTTTAAACGCAGCACATACCGAATTTTTTGCTCAATTATACGATCAATATCTGGAGAACCCAGATAGCGTAGAGCCTAGTTGGAGAAGTTTTTTTCAAGGTTTCGATTTTGGAATGACCACTTATAATGAGGAAAATTCAGTAACCTATACTTCAAGCGTTGCTCCAAGTAATGCTACTCCAAGCGCACTTGAATGTGCTCCGATTTCAGATAAACTCCAAAAAGAATTTAAGGTTATTAAATTAATTGAAGGATACCGTAGTCGTGGACATTTATTTACCAAAACAAATCCGGTAAGAGACAGAAGAGTGTTTTTGCCTTCTTTGGAACTTGTGAATTTTGGTCTTTCAGATTCTGATTTAAATACTGTTTTTGATGCAGCTAAAGTAATTGGAGTTGAACCATGTACATTAAAAGAAATTATCGGGCATTTAGATAGCATCTATTGTCAACATATCGGGATTGAATATATCTACATTCGTAAACCAGAAGTGGTAGAATGGATTCAAAAGAGATTGAGAATCAATGATAACCAACCTAGCTTTTCTACTGAGGAAAAGAAATCAATTCTTAACAAGTTAAACGAAGCAGTTTCTTTTGAGAATTTCTTGCATACAAAATATGTAGGTCAAAAACGTTTTTCACTAGAAGGAGGAGAATCTATTATTCCTGCACTTGATGCATTAATTGAGAAAGCAGCAGAAAAAGGAGTAGAGCAATTCGTAATGGGAATGGCACACCGTGGTCGTTTGAATGTTTTAGCCAATATTTTTGGTAAATCTACTCAGGACATTTTTGGTGAATTTGACGGTAAAGATTACGATCAGGAATACTTTGATGGTGACGTAAAATACCATTTAGGACTTACAGCTGATAAAGTAACAAGATCAGGAAGAAAAATAAATATCAATTTAGCTCCAAACCCTTCGCATCTTGAAACAGTGGGTGCAGTTATTGAAGGAATCACAAGAGCAAAACAAGATAGATATTTCCCAGATGATTTTTCTAAAGTATTGCCAATCGCCGTACACGGAGATGCTGCAATTGCCGGTCAGGGAATTTTGTATGAAATTATACAAATGGCTCGATTAGACGGATATAAAACGGGAGGAACTATTCATATTGTAATTAATAATCAAGTTGGTTTTACAACCAATTACTTAGATGCACGTTCATCTACTTATTGTACAGATGTAGCCAAAGTAACGCTTTCGCCAGTATTGCACGTAAATGCTGATGATGCAGAAGCGGTAGTTCACGCTATGTCATTTGCATTAGATTTCAGAATGCAGTTTGGACGTGACGTATTTATAGATTTATTAGGATATAGAAAATACGGTCATAACGAAGGGGATGAGCCTCGTTTTACACAACCAGTGTTGTATAAAATTATTGCAAAGCATCAAAATCCAAGAGACATCTATGCTGAGAAATTATTGACAGAAGGTGTAATTGATGCTAATTATGTAAACGGATTAGAAAAAGAATACAAATCTAGACTAGAAGAAAATTTAGAAGCTTCCCGTAAAAAAGATTTGACCATCATAACTCCATTCATGAAAAACGAATGGGAAGGATTTGAACAAGTTTCGGATAAGAAAATGCTTGAAAATGTGGATACTTCTTACCCAAAAGAGGAATTGACTAAAATAGCCAATGTAATCTGTAACTTGCCGGAAGATAAAAAGTTTATCAGTAAAATTCAAAAACTGGTAAACGATAGAAAAGCTATGTTTTTTGATACCAATAAGTTAGACTGGGCTATGGCTGAGCATTTAGCTTATGGTTCATTACTAAAAGAAGGTTACGATGTTCGTATTTCTGGACAAGACGTAGAACGTGGTACTTTTTCACACAGACATGCAGTTGTTAAAGTTGAAGATTCTGAAGAAGAAGTTACACTACTAAATAACCTTGAAGGAGCAAAAGGTAAATTCCATATTTTTAACTCATTATTATCAGAATACGGTGTGTTAGGATTTGATTATGGATATGCATTAGCGAGTCCAAAAACACTAACAATTTGGGAAGCACAATTCGGGGATTTCAGTAATGGAGCTCAAATTATGATTGACCAATATATCTCATGTGGTGAAGATAAATGGAACAATCAAAACGGAATTGTGATGTTATTGCCTCACGGATACGAAGGGCAAGGAGCAGAGCACTCTTCAGGAAGAATGGAGCGTTACTTACAATTATGCGCTAGACAAAACATGTATGTTGCAGATTGTACAACACCAGCAAATTTCTACCATTTGTTAAGAAGACAAATGAAAACTACTTTCCGTAAACCACTTGTTGTATTTACACCAAAGAGTTTATTGCGTGACCCAAGAGTGGTTTCTCCAATAGAGGATTTTGAGAATGGAAGTTTCCAAGAAACATTCGATGATACTACCGTAAATAAAGCCGATGTAAAAAGCTTGGTTTTCTGTACAGGTAAATTCTACTATGATATTACAGCAGAGCGTGAGAAAAACGGACGTAATGATGTTGCAGTTGTACGTATCGAGCAATTGTTTCCATTACCAGTTGAACAATTAAAAGCTATTATTGCACAATATCCAAATGTAGACGATTATGTTTGGGCACAAGAAGAACCTAAAAACATGGGAGCTTACGGTTATATGTTGATGAATTTTGATTTAGTAAAATGGAGATTAGCATCATT
Protein-coding regions in this window:
- a CDS encoding polyprenyl synthetase family protein; amino-acid sequence: MHTIHQYQEFFITYLENQTINKKPENLYAPIDYILRLGGKRMRPVLTLMTSEVFNVDYKNALPAAMAVEVFHNFSLVHDDIMDDAPLRRGSPTVHEKWNINTGILSGDAMLILAYQYFEQYEPIVFRDLAKLFSKTALEVCEGQQWDVDFETRKDVTIPEYLKMIEYKTAVLVAAAMKMGAIIAKASEENANLIYDFGLYLGLAFQLQDDYLDAFGDPETFGKQVGGDIIENKKTYLYLKALEFSNDQQAEQLQSLFAVQYDDNDKKIDEVKNIFIQTGASSATQEAIKEYTFRAFDTLERMDVDQDKKELLRTFGENLMGRNV
- a CDS encoding 2-oxoglutarate dehydrogenase E1 component, with amino-acid sequence MDRFSFLNAAHTEFFAQLYDQYLENPDSVEPSWRSFFQGFDFGMTTYNEENSVTYTSSVAPSNATPSALECAPISDKLQKEFKVIKLIEGYRSRGHLFTKTNPVRDRRVFLPSLELVNFGLSDSDLNTVFDAAKVIGVEPCTLKEIIGHLDSIYCQHIGIEYIYIRKPEVVEWIQKRLRINDNQPSFSTEEKKSILNKLNEAVSFENFLHTKYVGQKRFSLEGGESIIPALDALIEKAAEKGVEQFVMGMAHRGRLNVLANIFGKSTQDIFGEFDGKDYDQEYFDGDVKYHLGLTADKVTRSGRKININLAPNPSHLETVGAVIEGITRAKQDRYFPDDFSKVLPIAVHGDAAIAGQGILYEIIQMARLDGYKTGGTIHIVINNQVGFTTNYLDARSSTYCTDVAKVTLSPVLHVNADDAEAVVHAMSFALDFRMQFGRDVFIDLLGYRKYGHNEGDEPRFTQPVLYKIIAKHQNPRDIYAEKLLTEGVIDANYVNGLEKEYKSRLEENLEASRKKDLTIITPFMKNEWEGFEQVSDKKMLENVDTSYPKEELTKIANVICNLPEDKKFISKIQKLVNDRKAMFFDTNKLDWAMAEHLAYGSLLKEGYDVRISGQDVERGTFSHRHAVVKVEDSEEEVTLLNNLEGAKGKFHIFNSLLSEYGVLGFDYGYALASPKTLTIWEAQFGDFSNGAQIMIDQYISCGEDKWNNQNGIVMLLPHGYEGQGAEHSSGRMERYLQLCARQNMYVADCTTPANFYHLLRRQMKTTFRKPLVVFTPKSLLRDPRVVSPIEDFENGSFQETFDDTTVNKADVKSLVFCTGKFYYDITAEREKNGRNDVAVVRIEQLFPLPVEQLKAIIAQYPNVDDYVWAQEEPKNMGAYGYMLMNFDLVKWRLASLKAYAAPASGSYTRAKRRQADAIRMVFDKNLFR
- a CDS encoding efflux RND transporter periplasmic adaptor subunit produces the protein MKKNIVTIAVILVALVLIAFTLNKNKKENDEKTALVAEKNASVSVKVNTVKTEEVALNFVANGNFEPIQELSFSAEKSGKVISVLVKEGDHVSVGQTLAIVRSDVVSVNAQTAEANYQNALSDYNRYDNAFKTGGITKQQLDQAKLALTNAKANLKQAQISVGDTRLKSSINGIINKKYIEPGFILTGTPSTTMFDIVNVSKLKLKVTVNESQVAGLKVGNNINVTASVYPDKTFTGKITFIAPKADSTLNFPVEIEITNNASNDLKAGMYGTANFDSKNQKQSMMVVPRNAFVGSVSSNQIFVVENGTAKLKTVTSGKILGDQVEIVNGLTNGETVIITGQINLQDGSKVDIIK
- a CDS encoding TetR/AcrR family transcriptional regulator, producing MKQKIVLKAKDMFLKLGFKSITMDDIACEMCISKKTIYKYFSNKELLIEESTQEVHKEIFQMIETIVAKNYNSIEENFEIRRTFKEMFKATDTSPIYQLRKHYPVIYKKVISQQVQECESCFRQNIEKGIAQGLYRKELNVENYIKFYYTLIFSINENTSSEKEALKLELEALEYHTRAMATPSGITELEKQLQNPNIL
- a CDS encoding TolC family protein — its product is MKRIISLTFLIFAITAEAQQVQTLTLKDALTYALQNKADAKKAKLEVENSEYQIQEVRSRALPQIHANGSLTYNPILQTNVIDGSAFGAPGTTIQASFGQKWTSGAGVTLNQVIFDQSVFTGLRAAKSTREFYQINNQLTEEQVIERVANNYYSVYVQREKLILLDSNYVNTSKVRDIVKGQFDNGLAKKIDLDRIIVKLSNIDTERQQVKNQIDLQENALKFYMGMPIETLIEIPQTEFEVTPVALTETPNTANRTEYLLLKKQEELLEFQKTAIKAEYYPTLSLVAGYNYIGQGPEVPLFAKPADGVYWSDYSAIGLNLRVPIFTGFGTRARVNQADVNIRSLQENIKDTQLSLDLDYRNAKTQIENNIITIGSQKENMRLAGDILKNTKNNYLQGLASLTDLLDAENASLEAQNNYTRAILAYKIAEITLIKSKGELKTLIN
- a CDS encoding YceI family protein yields the protein MENEWAIDSNESDVLIKTRHSLIDYMSGSKNNFKGHVAIQNDQVEDASIEFLLNVNDKEVNSNQKNKDLKLIDFFDKNESPVIQFKSTSFEKINKNINFLKGFLTIKNITKMVELDTEFIGFNNYNGVQKASFEITGNINRKDFGLNYNMLSQSGGYAVGKDIKLIANLEFTH